The DNA sequence GTTGAGGTGAGTTCTGTTTGCTCAAAGGTATTGGCGGTATTTTTGTCGTTAATCACCCGTACGTTTTCCGATACTAACTCTAATTGTGTAGCTGCCTCGGCCATGTCTTGCACAATGGTTTGTACGGTTTCGATAAAGCTATTAAAGTTATCGCCCAATTGGCCAATTTCGTCTTCGGTGTTAATGGGAATGCGAGCGGTTAAATCACCATCGCCCTGAGCAATACCCGCCAGCACTTTGTTGACTTCAGCGAGGGGGGTTGTTACCAACTTACGTAGCGAGAACACAATTAGAATAATGATTAGGCCCATTAGCAAAATGATGGTGAGCACATCTTCAGTTAGTTCATTGGCTAGGGCCGAATTAATGGCTTGCTTTGTTACCCCTATTTCAATGGTACCTAAGGGCTTGCCATCCCAATCTAAATCGATACTAATGGTTTCATCGGAGCTGAAGCCCGAGTTATGATTTTCGGCCATTAACTTGCCGCGCTGGTCGCTCACTTTAATACCAACAATCATCGGCTCATCGATAAAGGCATCGATGATGGATTGAATCACATCAAGGTCATAGACAAATACCGGCTCTTTAAGAATGATGGTCATCTGTTTAGTCAGTGCTTGCTTGCTGCTGTCATAACCTTCTGTAAGGGTTGATTTAGTGGCCCAATAAAGAATACTAACAGCAACAATTCCTAAGCTTAAAATGGTTACGCTAAGCAGGACGATCAGTTTTGAAGTAATTGTTTTCATAATTTATTTTCCTGCTAATGGGTCGAACCATACCTTCTGTGGAATGGCATTTACTTTATCGGTGAGGTAGGGGTTGTCTAAATCAAACACGGTGCGTTTCTCTAACTTTCCGAGATTGAGTGCGTTTTTTACATCAGGATCATTGAGAAATAATGTTTGATAACTGCCGTCTTCAAACATTTGATAGAGGATGTCATTAAGGTGTTTGGCTAAGGCTTGATTATCTTTTTTCACAAAAAAGAAGAAAGGCATTTTGTAGCGCAGCATGACATAAGAATCGACAGTTAAATTGTACTTAGCTTCACGTTTAATTTCGCTCCAAGGTTCAAAAATTCCGCGTGGGAAATAATCACAGCGGTCAGCTTCTAACATGGCAAATATATTACCGTAGCCGAGGCTTTTGGCTACCTTAATACCGTTGGCTTCAAGTATCGCAGTATCAGCCCAAAGTTTGCCCTGACAAGGAATGAATTGCTGCATTTGTGAAAAGCTAGTGACTTGGCTAAATATTTCGCGATTGGCTTGCTCAATAATGCCTAAGCGCATACCTAAGGTACCGCGATATAGGGGGAAATAAACAGCCGTCTGTGCTGCTTCTCGATCGGCCGAGGTAGCGGTCCAAAGTAAGTCAACCACTCCCCCATTGAGGTCTGCGAGGGTTTTTGCAAAAGAAATGTCACCGATTTCACCATAGGGGAAACTTAGTGAACTATAAACATCACTGCGCTTTACAATCTCTTGGGCTAAAACTATGGGTAGAGTATTTCCCGCTGATGACCCGGGAATATTGAGTGGCTTGGTGGCACCAAGTGCCGTAAAAAATATCAATAAATAGAGAAGTCTGTACATATAGCCTCCATGCTTTGTCTAATCTTAGGTCTGCTATAGAGTTAGGGTTATGAGAGGCATAAAAAACGTGAACTAGATCTTCTTTTATTTCATAACAAAGCGATAGCACTGTTTTATGATGATTAATTGATAAGTTTGTAGCTTGTCATACTCAGAGCATGGTTTTTAAGGATAAAGACAACATGGGCAAGCAATTTAGTGCCATGATCCCGGCGCACATTGAGTTTATAGCGCAACAACAGATGTTTTTTGTAGCCACTGCAGCCGCAACAGGCAGGGTGAATACTTCACCAAAAGGGATGGATTCGTTTCGAGTGCTTAATCAACATCAGGTGCTTTGGCTGAATTTTACTGGCAGTGGCAATGAAACCGCCGCGCATGTTAGTCAAGACCCTCGCATGACCATTATGTTCTGCGCGTTTGAGGGGAAGCCCGTTATTTTGCGCTTATACGGTAAAGCTCAAGCTATCCATCGAGCTGATCAAGGCTGGAAAGAACACATAGGGTTATTTCCAAATCTGGATGGCGCTCGTCAATTGTACTTGTTGGATATTGATATGGTGCAAAGCTCTTGTGGTATGGCGGTGCCGTTTTTCGACTATGTGGCTCCGCGTGAAGAGCTAAGCAAGTGGGCGCTAAAGCAAGGTGATGACGGCATACAAAAATATTGGGCTAAGAAAAACCAACATAGTTTAGATGGTGTAGAAACCAATATTCTAGCCCGGTCAAAAATAGCTGATTAACACCTCAAATTGATTTGAGTTGAAAGTAAATTGACTAGCGCTGTAGATCTTTTATCGGTGGCTCAATATCCAATAAAGGTGAAGCGTCGATCGATTCAGCGTCCATCATTGAAGCGATATGCTGCAACGAAGAAAGAATTTGGGTTTTTTCCCAATCTTCTAAACCTTCGAAACGCTGAATAAACTCTTCATGCAGCAGTGGCGGTACGGTAGTAAGAATATCCACCCCTCGCTCGGTCAACCTTGGGTTAACAATACGTCGGTCGGTACTACTGCGAACTCTTTCTATGAGTTGACGTTCTTCTAAGCGATTGAGAATAGTAGTAACGGTTGCTTGGCTTAAAGATACCTGATCGGATAAACGTTTTACCGTTACTGTGCCTAATTCTTCAATGGCTCTAAGCACCATTACCTGCGGAATTGTTAAGCCACAGGCTTTTACTATACGCTTAGATTGCAGGTCAGTAGCGCGAATAATTTTGCGAAGTGAAATCAATACATCTTGCCAGTAAGCAGATTTTTGCATGGATAAAAACAGGCCTTATTGGTTTTGCCGAAGTATATCCTATAGTGAAACGAGTGGATATATACAGTGGTTAGTTTGAGCTCTAACTATTAGACGTGTATGATTCTTTAGGTAAAGCAAGTTAAACAGGGAAGGATAGGGATATGAAGTTAAGATATGCAGCATTATTATTGGTGAGCACTTTTGCTCAAGCCGAAGAAAGCTGTGGCAGTGTGACCATCGCAGATATGAACTGGAGTTCAGCGACGGTGATTGCCAACGTAGACAAATTTATTCTGGAACATGGCTATGGTTGTGATGCCGAGCTCGTGCCAGGCGATACCATGCCAACCACTGTTTCTATGATGGAAAAAGGCGAGCCGGATATTGCTCCTGAATTGTGGAGTAATTCAGCCAAAGAAGTACTTGACCGCGGCGTAGCTGAAAAGCGTATTCGTTTTGCTGGTAAGTCTTTGTCTGACGGTGGCGAAGAAGGTTTTTGGGTGCCAAAGTATTTAGTTGATAAATACCCAGAGATAGCCACCATTGAAGGTGTAAAAAAGCACGCTAAACTATTTGTTCACCCAGAAAGCAAAGAACTGTCAGGTTTTTATGGCTGTCCAGCAGGCTGGAACTGCCAAATTTCTGCTAATAACCTTTTTGAAGCATTAGAACTCGAAAAATCTGGTTTTGAACTGATCGATCCAGGTTCAGGTGCTGGTTTATCAGGCTCCATTGCTAAAGCGTATAACCGTGAGCAAGGTTGGTTTGGTTACTACTGGGCGCCAACGGCTGTATTGGGTAAATACGAAATGGTTAAGGTTGATACTGGGAACGGTATTGATGAGCAAGAATTTCTAAATTGTACCACCCAAGAAGGGTGTGAAAACCCTAAAGTCACTATGTACCCACCTTCACCAGTACATTCGGTGACGACTGAAAGTTTTGCGAGTAAAGCACCGCAAGCTTATGACTACATAACTAAACGTAGTTTCACTAATGCGCAAATGAATGAACTATTAGCTTGGATGGAAGATAACCAGGCCGATGGTGATGCCAGCATGTATCACTTTTTGACTGAGTACCCCGATACTTGGAAAGCATGGGTATCAACAGATGTAGCAGCGAAGGTAAGTAAAGCTTTAGCTAGTATGTAATTTGAGTTAAAAAAAAGGCCAACGTAACGTTGGCCTTTCGCGTTTTTTATTTAGAGGTATTTTTTATGGCGGATTCGTCGTGGTTAGAAAGTTTTCCACAAATGAGCCGAGCCGATCTCACTGTTATTCGTAAGTCGTTAGATGGTGCATATCGTAATTTTTCGCGAGAGTATGGTGAAGCCATCGAATCGTTTTTTGATCCCCTCCTACAATTTTTAGTTTGGTTCGAAAAGTTGTTAATCACCACGCCGTGGTGGCTGGTGTTAATTGTATGCGCAGGCTTGGTGTATTTAGCTAGCCGCTCTTGGAAGCTGGTCATCGGCTCGGTTGTATCACTGTTGTTGGTAGGCTACTTTGGCATGTGGGAAGATATGATGCGAACAATGAGCATTATTACCGTGTGTACAATGTTAGCGATAGCCTTGGGTATACCTATTGGTGTTGTTATGGCGCGCTCAAATCGTGCTCAGGCAATCATTACTCCAATGTTAGATGTGATGCAAACGTTACCCGCTTTCGTTTATCTGATCCCTGTCGTGATGTTATTGGGCATTGGTAAAATACCGGGTGTTATCGCCGTGGTTATTTATGGTATCCCCCCAGTTATACGTCTTACTAATCTAGGCATTCGCTTAGTAGATAAAGAAGTCTTAGAGGCTGCCACTGCCTACGGTGCGAGCTCCTCACAGCGTTTGTTTGGTGTGCAAATTCCCTTAGCTATGCCTACAATTATGGCGGGGATTAACCAAACCATTATGATGGCCTTATCGATGGTTGTTATTGCCTCAATGATTGGTGTGAAAGGTTTAGGTCAACCGGTATTAAAATCAATTACTAACCAGTATTTCACCTTGGGTTTGCTCAATGGTTTAGCGATTGTGGCACTGGCCATCATTTTTGATCGCGTGTCTCAAGCCTACGCAAAACGAACTCAAGCGCATCTGCAAGGACTAAAGCATGACTGAGCCACTAATTAAAATTGAGGGCTTATACAAGCTATTTGGTCATAACTCTAAAGAAGTTATGTCGCGGGTAAAAGCGGGCGAGTCAAAAGACAAAATACTCGCTGAAACCGGTCATACCTTAGGCCTGAAAGACATTAATCTAGAAATTAATCAGGGTGAGATTTTTGTCATCATGGGTCTATCTGGCTCAGGTAAATCTACCTTAATTCGTCACTTTAACCGTTTGATAGACCCTACCGAAGGGGTTATTAGCGTTGAAGGCACAGACGTGATGAAGTTGAGTCCGAAGCAACTTCAAGACTTCCGTCGTCACAAAATGTCGATGGTATTTCAACGCTTTGGTTTGATGCCTCACCGCAGTGTGATTGATAATGTCGCTTATGGCTTGTCGGTTCAAGGCATTGCTAAAGAAGAACGTTTGGCTAAAGCTCAGCAGTGGTTAGATACTGTAGGTCTAGAAGGCTATGCACAGCAGTACCCCTCGCAACTATCTGGTGGCCAACAGCAACGAGTTGGCTTAGCACGGGCGTTGTGTACTGATGCTGAAATCTTATTAATGGACGAAGCGTTTTCGGCGCTTGATCCGCTGATTCGCAGCGAGATGCAAGACCAATTGATTGAGCTGCAAGAGAGCCTGCACAAAACCATTATCTTCATTACCCATGACTTGGATGAAGCCCTTCGCTTGGGGGATAAAATTGCCATTCTTAAAGATGGCGAAATGGTTCAGCAAGGTACACCTGACGATATTCTATTGCATCCAGCAACTGATTATGTGGAAGCGTTTGTCAAAGACGTGAACCGCGCACGAGCGCTTACCGTTGAAACGGTGATGCAACCGCCAGCGCGTCGGATTACGGCTGATACCATTGGCGAAGCCCTACAGCAAATGAAACGCCTAAAAGGCGATTATGCCTACCATGTCACAGAAGAAGGTTATCAGGGGATCGTAACTCAAGATTCACTGGAAGAAGCGTCTAAAATTCCTGGCGAAGCCAAGTTAGAAGTTAGCGAATACCAAGACGTACCTACCATCTCTCCTGATGCGGTGATTGAAAGTGTGTTAACCGACTCATTAGAAACCCACTTCTCACTACCTGTGGTAGATGAAGAAGGCAACTTGAAAGGTGAGTTAACCCGCAGCTCGGTAGCAGAAGTATTTGCTGAGCCAGAAACCGACACCGCGAAACCATAATGTCATATAGCCTTGTTAAGCTTAGCTTTCAAGGCTATACAGCTCCTCTGTTAGGTTTTACTGTTAGCGTTAAATTTCTTGTTTGGAGCTCAATGTGAGTTTTTTGATTATTCCCATTGAAGCTGTTCATGATCGTGCAGTGTGCGAGCTTATTGAGCAGGGCGGCCTAGAATTTGGTGCAGTGGGTGAAGGGTTTGGTCCTTCAGATGCTGAAGTAAAAGCCATGAGTCAACACTACACGCTGCCAGGTAGCGCTTATTGGGTGGCGATGTTAGACCAGCAAGTGGTGGGATGTGGTGGCATAGCCCCCTTTGATCAAGCATCGGCGACCTGTGAGTTACGCAAATTGTTTGTCGCTCCTCGCCACCGAGGTCTCGGCATCGGTAAAGCCATGACAGAACACTGTTTAAAGGCGGCGAAGCAGATGAGTTATCAGCAGTGTTATTTGGACACCTTGAGTACGATGAAAGCGGCTATTAGCTTATACCAAGCTTTAGGGTTTGATCATCTAGATAAACCCTTCAGTGGTTCAATTCATCAGGGCTGTGATGTATGGATGATCAAGCAACTGGCGCCATAAGTAAATCTATCGAGGAAGCAAGTCATGCAGGTTAAACGACTTGAATCAGAGGCCGAATTGCCGAGCGTGGCAGCAGTAATGCAGGAGCTAAGGCCCAGTATCTCCTTAGCGCAATTAGTTGAACAGATTCAGCTGCAACGTCAGCATGGTTATCAGCTTGCGTATCTTTGTCACAACCAGCAGGTAATCGCTGTCGCTGGCTTTGTTATTGGCTGGAAGCTATCTTGGGGAAAGCATCTCTACCTTGATGATCTGGTGACTATTGAAGCTATGCGTTCACAAGGCGCTGGACAAGTACTACTAAATTGGCTGATAGATTATGCTAAACAGCAACAGTGTCAGCAGCTGCATTTGGGGTCGGGGGTACAGCGATTTGCTGCCCATCGCTTCTATTTACGCAACGGCTTTGATATTAAAAGTCACCATTTCACTCGCAATATAAATTAGCGTAGCTAGCCGTTCTCGATGAAGGCGATGATGTGAAAGGGTTCGCTTACGAGTTTACCAAACGCTGAAATGCACTCCCTAAGCGCTTGTAATTGCCACTAAAAATACTCCCTATGCAAAGATGCTTGAACTAATTATTGTGAAAACCAATAATTGCCGATAAATTGAACCTAAGTGTTTGTTGCATAGCAGTAAGGGAAGCAGCCATGATCAGAGATGCCGAGCAGGCGGATAGTCAGCAAATTTGTGATATCTATAATCACTATATTCGGCACTCTAGTGCGACGTTCGAGGAAGTGGAACTGGATGTAGCGCAAATTGCAGCGCGAATATCCCAGCTACAACAACATTATGTATGGTTGGTTTTTGAGCGCGATGAAAAAATACTCGGCTATGCCTATGCAGGGCAATGGAAGCCGAGGAGCGCCTATCGATTTGCTGCCGAATGCTCCATTTATTTAGCCAAGGATGCCGCAGGTAAAGGGGTGGGAAAGGCACTATATAGCCAGTTAATAGACTTACTTGAAGACTACCCAATTGCCACCTTGATTGGTGGGATTGCTTTGCCTAACCCAGCAAGCATTGCGTTACATGAGCGTTTAGGTTTTCACAAAGTGGCAGAGTTCGAGCGGATTGGACGTAAGTTTGGTCGTTGGGTAAATGTGGGTTATTGGCAGCGACAAATAAAAACTGAGCAACAAATTGAAGCCTTAGAGCAACGAGTCGCAGAGGAAAGTTAAACATGTCTAAAATAGCGTTCTCTCGTGAGCAAAAAACCGCCTTAGTCGACAAGCTTCAAGCTTATTGCGAACAACAGCTGGATATTGAAGTGGGTCAGTTTGATGCCGAGTTTCTGTTAGATTTCTTCTCTGAAGAACTGGGCGCGTTTTATTATAACCAAGGTCTACAAGATGCTCAGGTAGTGATCCAAAAGCGGATGGATAATGTCGCCGACGATTTATATGAAATCGAGCAACCCACTAAGTGGTAAACCAGAAATAAGGAGCTGTCATGCTTACTATTGGTATTATTGGTGGCATGAGTTGGGAGTCGACCCTAAGTTACTATCAACAACTCAATGTGGCCGCAAAGCGAATAAAAGGCGGGCTGCATTCAGCCAAGATCAACCTTGTTAGCGTAGATTTTGCAGAAATTGAATCACTACAACATCAAGGGGATTGGCTCGCACTTGCCGACAAGATGATAGAAGCCGCTTTGTCTGTTGAAGCATCGGGTGCTGATTTTTTACTGATTGCTACTAACACTATGCATAAAGTGGCCCCGCAAGTAGCGCAGGCGATTAATATTCCGTTATTGCATATTGCCGATGCAACGGCCGCAAGTTTACTTAAAGATGGCGTTCAGCGGGTAGGCTTGTTAGGGACACGTTTCACAATGGAGCAAGATTTTTATAAAGGAAGCATTGCTGAGCAAGGCATTGAGGTATTAGTGCCTGAAAGTGCTGCTATGGAACAAGTACATCAGATTATTTATCAAGAATTGTGTCAGGGGATCATCTCATCAGCGTCGAGACAGAGTTATTTGGCTGAGATTGAGCATTTACAGGCTCGTGGGGCACAAGCAATTATTTTGGGTTGTACTGAAATAGCCTTATTGGTTCAGCAGCAACATACTCAAGTACCACTTTACGATACTACGGCGATTCATGTAGCGGCTGCAGCTCAGCAGGCTTTTAACTGTAAAGCCAATTAAATTGACTAAACGCCAGAAAACAAAAAACGGTCACAAGGACCGTTTTTTTAGCTTAAAGCTAGTGTCTAATTAGTCTAAGACTAAATGGATACTAATGCCTTAAAAGCAAATTAAGCAACAGTTACGTTAGCAGCTTGAGGACCCTTAGGACCTTCTTCTACTTCAAACTGTACTTCTTGGCCTTCAGCCAAAGTTTTGTAACCATCGCTTTTGATAGCACGGAAATGTACGAATACATCTTTACCGTCTGGACGCTCGATGAAACCAAAACCTTTTTGCTCGTCAAACCATTTTACGCGACCTGTAGCCATGAGTAATCTCCAAAATATAATAAATAAAATTCACACCAAAAACGGGTAAATTATAGGGTGCCGAAAGATGCAGAAATTACTTACGAACAAACAGGTATAAATTTCGAAAAATCAACGCGCTTGATGGGGCATAAATATCCGCTGTAACCTTTACCAGCGAGAGAAGTGTAACGTATATTGGGGTAATGTAAAGGTGTATGTGTGATCTTTCTCCAACTGTTCAGATGAGTGCGTTGTGTAAAGTTGACAGACGCATATTGCTAAGTACTTGGGCTATTGGCAATTAGTCTAATAACAAGGAATGTAATGACTTTAAATATTTATCAAATAGATAGCTTTAGTCAGGGTTTATTCAAAGGTAATCCTGCTGCGGTGATCATTTTAGACAGCTGGTTAGATGACAGTTTGATGCAGAACATCGCTATAGAAAATAATCTTTCAGAAACAGCATTCCTGATCCCTTTGGGCTCGGCTCACTATTCTATTCGCTGGTTTTCCCCTATCTGTGAGGTCGATTTTTGTGGTCACGCCACGCTAGCGGCTGCACATCTTTTGTTTAGCCAGCAGCCAACATTGCACAAGCTGCAGTTCTCAACCTCGCAAGTGGGGGATTTATTGGCTCGTCGCGCAGAGGGGGGGTTGATTGAAATGGACTTCCCGATACATGAACCAAGCCTGCAGCCAATACCTAGCGCGTTGTTAGACGGCTTATCGATTAAACCACTAGAAATATTACGAAATCAGCAAGCGTATTTTGCGGTCTATGATCAGCAAGCCGACGTTGAGGCGGTTGAAATAGACGAAGCATTGATCAAAACGCTGGCTCCTTATGATGTTGTGGTCACCGCCAAAGGTAAGCAATATGATTTTGTTTCGCGTTATTTTTGGCCGGCTAATGGTGGTTATGAAGATCCGGTGACGGGTTCTGCTTATGCCGGTCTTACGCCTTTTTGGGCAAAGCGCTTAAATAAAACAACATTGCTGGCTTACCAAGCTTCTGCTCGGGGAGGTGTTTTGCACTGTACCTTAAACAAGCAGAGTGTCACTGTCGCAGGACATGCAACCACCTACATGCAAGGAACCCTGTTTGTATAGGCAGGCTTAAGCGATAAGCGGATAAGGAAATAAAGATGAACCAACACGAAAAGCTTAATTATGTGGAATTTCCCAGTGCCGATTTAACGGCGACTAAACAGTTTTTTACTCAGGCTTTTGGCTGGCAGTTCGTCGACTTTGGTGAGCAATACACTGCGTTCTCGGGGCAAGGCTTAGATGGAGGGTTTTATCAAGCGGCTCTTAAATCGTCGAGCGAAAACGGCGCAGCGCTGCTGGTGTTTTATAGCCAGCAACTTGAGCAAACCTTGGCTAAGGTAGAGGCTGCTGGCGGGCAAATCACTAAAACTATTTTTAGTTTTCCGGGGGGGCGGCGCTTTCATTTTTGTGAACCTAGCGGTAATGAGTTTGCTGTGTGGTCAGACATTGAATAAACCTGCACCTTTACTGACTTGGTTGAGTACCTCTATCGCTTTAATTGCGTTTGCGGGCAACTCGGTATTGTGCCGTTTAGCTTTGGGTGAGCAACAAATTGACGCGGCAAGCTTCACAAGTATTCGCTTAATTGCTGGCGCATTCACGCTCGCTTTACTGATTACCCTTAAGCAAGATAACAATGCTAGCAAGGCTAAAGGCAGTTGGTTGTCAGGTTTAATGCTGTTTATTTATGCCAGCTGTTTTTCTTTCGCTTATGTGTATTTGGATACCGGCATTGGTGCTTTGATTTTGTTTGCTGCGGTGCAACTCACCATGGTGGGCATTTCTATTTTTAAGGGGGCTCGCTTAAAGTTGGGTGAGGGTTTAGGTATAGCCTTAGCCTTTAGTGGTTTGGTGCTGTTATTGGCCCCGTCCGAGCAACGCTCAATATCTATTGTCGGTTTTATCTTAATGTTGCTGGCGGGCTGTGCTTGGGGTGTTTACACCTTAAATGGGCGCAGGTCGACCAGCCCCAGCCGCGATACTTGTTTTAATTTTTGGCGTAGTTTAGCCTTTTTAATGCTGTTGTTGCCGTGGCTAGCCAGCCAGTCAAGCCTAAGTCTGCAAGGTATTTTACTTGCGGTTATGTCGGGCGCGTTGGCTTCGGGTTTAGGTTATTGGATTTGGTATGTCGCATTATCGGGTCTGTCGGCGAGCCAAGCCGCAGTATTGCAGCTATTAGTGCCGATTATTGCCGCCGTTGGTGGTTGGTTATTTGCTAGCGAGCCCTTGGGGCTTACTTTTGTGTTATCTGCCAGTTTGGTGTTAGGGGGCATTATGCTTACCATCTATAGTCGCCAGCGTGCATTAAAAGTCACCGCGGGCGTAGAATAGAATGCAGCCAAAATTAAATCTCGTGGTAGGGCGTGAGTCTACCTGGTCGATTCGCGCCTATTTGTGCCTGCAGTTGGCCAAGTTAGATTTTGATATTACTACGATTGCTTTGGGTGATGCAGGTTATCAGCAGCAGCTACGAGCTGAATCTGCGACGATGTTAGTGCCGGTGTTACACACCAAAGAGGTGAGCGTTCATGACTCTTTGGCGATAACAGAGTTTGCCAATGAGCTGTGTAATGGCGGTCTTTATCCAGCCTGCGCCAGTAAACGTGCTATCGCCCGAAGTTATTTAGCAGAGTTGCATTCGGGTTTTTCACTGATTCGCAGCCAATTACCTTTTCAACTTTTACAGACGCCAGATACCGCTTCAACTATTCCACTCCAGTCTGAAATAGCGCGCTTAACCTGTATTTGGCAACCATTTGGTCCGAGTTTCGCATTTGGACATGCAGGCGCGGTTGATGCCTTTTATTCGCTGATGGCGTTACGCTTGCTGCAATATGGTGTAACTCTTGATGGTAATGCAGGGCGCTATCAGCAACACTTGGTGAATTGGCCGCTGTTTCAACAAGCATTGC is a window from the Agarivorans sp. TSD2052 genome containing:
- a CDS encoding methyl-accepting chemotaxis protein; translated protein: MKTITSKLIVLLSVTILSLGIVAVSILYWATKSTLTEGYDSSKQALTKQMTIILKEPVFVYDLDVIQSIIDAFIDEPMIVGIKVSDQRGKLMAENHNSGFSSDETISIDLDWDGKPLGTIEIGVTKQAINSALANELTEDVLTIILLMGLIIILIVFSLRKLVTTPLAEVNKVLAGIAQGDGDLTARIPINTEDEIGQLGDNFNSFIETVQTIVQDMAEAATQLELVSENVRVINDKNTANTFEQTELTSTSLSNLQQLGVATKEIAGNAENTAGRTQEAYQLSLDGRKAIDANIVQVTELVENLDRTAEEVTNLKQVSDNIGSVLDVIKGIAEQTNLLALNAAIEAARAGESGRGFAVVADEVRALASKTHESTTEIESIIGDLQSQAETSYQATQESKKMVGQTISSAEGTGESLVQINQEMNSVNDMITMIASASEEQANVTSAVTNDMESLSMGAQSLSDDSKQLQQATEDLLEVGQQLVTQVNRFKY
- a CDS encoding type 2 periplasmic-binding domain-containing protein, which codes for MYRLLYLLIFFTALGATKPLNIPGSSAGNTLPIVLAQEIVKRSDVYSSLSFPYGEIGDISFAKTLADLNGGVVDLLWTATSADREAAQTAVYFPLYRGTLGMRLGIIEQANREIFSQVTSFSQMQQFIPCQGKLWADTAILEANGIKVAKSLGYGNIFAMLEADRCDYFPRGIFEPWSEIKREAKYNLTVDSYVMLRYKMPFFFFVKKDNQALAKHLNDILYQMFEDGSYQTLFLNDPDVKNALNLGKLEKRTVFDLDNPYLTDKVNAIPQKVWFDPLAGK
- a CDS encoding pyridoxamine 5'-phosphate oxidase family protein, coding for MGKQFSAMIPAHIEFIAQQQMFFVATAAATGRVNTSPKGMDSFRVLNQHQVLWLNFTGSGNETAAHVSQDPRMTIMFCAFEGKPVILRLYGKAQAIHRADQGWKEHIGLFPNLDGARQLYLLDIDMVQSSCGMAVPFFDYVAPREELSKWALKQGDDGIQKYWAKKNQHSLDGVETNILARSKIAD
- a CDS encoding MarR family winged helix-turn-helix transcriptional regulator; protein product: MQKSAYWQDVLISLRKIIRATDLQSKRIVKACGLTIPQVMVLRAIEELGTVTVKRLSDQVSLSQATVTTILNRLEERQLIERVRSSTDRRIVNPRLTERGVDILTTVPPLLHEEFIQRFEGLEDWEKTQILSSLQHIASMMDAESIDASPLLDIEPPIKDLQR
- a CDS encoding ABC transporter substrate-binding protein, whose product is MKLRYAALLLVSTFAQAEESCGSVTIADMNWSSATVIANVDKFILEHGYGCDAELVPGDTMPTTVSMMEKGEPDIAPELWSNSAKEVLDRGVAEKRIRFAGKSLSDGGEEGFWVPKYLVDKYPEIATIEGVKKHAKLFVHPESKELSGFYGCPAGWNCQISANNLFEALELEKSGFELIDPGSGAGLSGSIAKAYNREQGWFGYYWAPTAVLGKYEMVKVDTGNGIDEQEFLNCTTQEGCENPKVTMYPPSPVHSVTTESFASKAPQAYDYITKRSFTNAQMNELLAWMEDNQADGDASMYHFLTEYPDTWKAWVSTDVAAKVSKALASM
- a CDS encoding ABC transporter permease — encoded protein: MADSSWLESFPQMSRADLTVIRKSLDGAYRNFSREYGEAIESFFDPLLQFLVWFEKLLITTPWWLVLIVCAGLVYLASRSWKLVIGSVVSLLLVGYFGMWEDMMRTMSIITVCTMLAIALGIPIGVVMARSNRAQAIITPMLDVMQTLPAFVYLIPVVMLLGIGKIPGVIAVVIYGIPPVIRLTNLGIRLVDKEVLEAATAYGASSSQRLFGVQIPLAMPTIMAGINQTIMMALSMVVIASMIGVKGLGQPVLKSITNQYFTLGLLNGLAIVALAIIFDRVSQAYAKRTQAHLQGLKHD
- a CDS encoding quaternary amine ABC transporter ATP-binding protein gives rise to the protein MTEPLIKIEGLYKLFGHNSKEVMSRVKAGESKDKILAETGHTLGLKDINLEINQGEIFVIMGLSGSGKSTLIRHFNRLIDPTEGVISVEGTDVMKLSPKQLQDFRRHKMSMVFQRFGLMPHRSVIDNVAYGLSVQGIAKEERLAKAQQWLDTVGLEGYAQQYPSQLSGGQQQRVGLARALCTDAEILLMDEAFSALDPLIRSEMQDQLIELQESLHKTIIFITHDLDEALRLGDKIAILKDGEMVQQGTPDDILLHPATDYVEAFVKDVNRARALTVETVMQPPARRITADTIGEALQQMKRLKGDYAYHVTEEGYQGIVTQDSLEEASKIPGEAKLEVSEYQDVPTISPDAVIESVLTDSLETHFSLPVVDEEGNLKGELTRSSVAEVFAEPETDTAKP
- a CDS encoding GNAT family N-acetyltransferase; its protein translation is MSFLIIPIEAVHDRAVCELIEQGGLEFGAVGEGFGPSDAEVKAMSQHYTLPGSAYWVAMLDQQVVGCGGIAPFDQASATCELRKLFVAPRHRGLGIGKAMTEHCLKAAKQMSYQQCYLDTLSTMKAAISLYQALGFDHLDKPFSGSIHQGCDVWMIKQLAP
- a CDS encoding GNAT family N-acetyltransferase; the encoded protein is MQVKRLESEAELPSVAAVMQELRPSISLAQLVEQIQLQRQHGYQLAYLCHNQQVIAVAGFVIGWKLSWGKHLYLDDLVTIEAMRSQGAGQVLLNWLIDYAKQQQCQQLHLGSGVQRFAAHRFYLRNGFDIKSHHFTRNIN
- a CDS encoding GNAT family N-acetyltransferase codes for the protein MIRDAEQADSQQICDIYNHYIRHSSATFEEVELDVAQIAARISQLQQHYVWLVFERDEKILGYAYAGQWKPRSAYRFAAECSIYLAKDAAGKGVGKALYSQLIDLLEDYPIATLIGGIALPNPASIALHERLGFHKVAEFERIGRKFGRWVNVGYWQRQIKTEQQIEALEQRVAEES
- a CDS encoding DUF2164 domain-containing protein, whose product is MSKIAFSREQKTALVDKLQAYCEQQLDIEVGQFDAEFLLDFFSEELGAFYYNQGLQDAQVVIQKRMDNVADDLYEIEQPTKW
- a CDS encoding aspartate/glutamate racemase family protein; this translates as MLTIGIIGGMSWESTLSYYQQLNVAAKRIKGGLHSAKINLVSVDFAEIESLQHQGDWLALADKMIEAALSVEASGADFLLIATNTMHKVAPQVAQAINIPLLHIADATAASLLKDGVQRVGLLGTRFTMEQDFYKGSIAEQGIEVLVPESAAMEQVHQIIYQELCQGIISSASRQSYLAEIEHLQARGAQAIILGCTEIALLVQQQHTQVPLYDTTAIHVAAAAQQAFNCKAN